In Rattus rattus isolate New Zealand chromosome 9, Rrattus_CSIRO_v1, whole genome shotgun sequence, a genomic segment contains:
- the LOC116910389 gene encoding 60S ribosomal protein L37a-like: MVKKIEISQHTKYTCSFYGKTKMKRRAVGIWHCGSCGKTVASGAWTYSTTSAGTVKSAIRSLRALKDQEKPSLPSETCLACNKWVSLQKKKEKESQPRVKCGSFGNRGNGATKTGLLDSPTSQSP, from the exons ATGgtgaagaaaattgaaatcagCCAGCACACCAAGTACACTTGCTCCTTCTATGGCAAGACCAAGATGAAGAGACGAGCTGTTGGCATCTGGCACTGTGGTTCCTGTGGGAAAACAGTGGCCAGCGGGGCCTGGACTTACAGTACCACCTCTGCAGGCACAGTGAAGTCTGCCATCAGAAGCCTGAGGGCCTTGAAAGACCAGGAGAAGCCCTCCCTACCATCTGAGACCTGCCTGGCCTGCAATAAATGGGTTagtttacagaagaaaaaagaaaaagaat CCCAACCTCGAGTGAAGTGCGGCTCATTCGGTAACCGGGGAAACGGAGCCACTAAAACCGGACTCCTGGACTCTCCAACTTCCCAGAGTCCATGA
- the Rskr gene encoding ribosomal protein S6 kinase-related protein isoform X2, with protein sequence MGAVSCRQGQHTRVSAPQKGGNIQGHWARGWKSLWCGMGTIRSGLEELWELQRHQCLHQELLQPAPLLLEKPLSEWPVPQFISLFLPEFPMRPVKEQQELKILGLVAKGSFGTVLKVLDCAQNAVFAVKVVPKVKVLQRDTLRQCKEEVSIQRQINHPFVHSLGDSWQGKRHLFISHLKVTDFGLSRRLSQGARAYTICGTLQYMAPEVLSGGPYNHTADWWSLGVLLFSLAAGKFPVAAERDHLTMLASVTHYGSEIPASINQELSLLLHELLCQNPLHRLRYLHHFQAHPFFRGVAFDPELLQKQPVNFVMETQDTWPSPLENMSFKDFDCDLESLVHSISVDSLL encoded by the exons atgggagcagtgagctgtcgACAGGGACAACACACCCGAGTGTCTGCTCCTCAAAAG GGTGGCAACATCCAGGGTCACTGGGCTCGAGGCTGGAAGAGCCTCTGGTGTGGTATGGGGACCATCAGGTCAGGTCTGGAAGAACTGTGGGAACTACAGAGGCATCAGTGCCTACATCAGGAGCTCCTCCAGCCAGCCCCACTGCTGCTAGAGAAGCCTCTGTCTGAATGGCCAGTGCCTCAGTTCATCAGCCTCTTTCTACCAGAGTTTCCCATGCGGCCTGTTAAAGAGCAGCAGGAGCTGAAG ATTTTAGGCCTTGTGGCTAAAGGTTCGTTTGGAACTGTCCTGAAAGTGCTAGATTGTGCCCAGAACGCTGTATTTGCAGTGAAG GTGGTACCCAAAGTAAAAGTTCTGCAGCGGGATACCCTGAGGCAGTGCAAGGAGGAGGTTAGCATCCAG CGGCAGATCAACCATCCTTTTGTACACAGTTTGGGGGACAGCTGGCAGGGGAAACGACACCTCTTTATTA GCCATCTGAAAGTTACAGACTTCGGTCTGTCTCGCCGCCTATCCCAGGGAGCACGGGCCTATACTATCTGTGGCACTCTTCAATACATGG CCCCAGAGGTCTTGAGTGGTGGGCCTTACAACCACACTGCTGACTGGTGGTCCCTGGGAGTATTGCTTTTCTCTCTGGCAGCTGGTAAG TTCCCAGTGGCTGCAGAGAGAGATCATTTGACCATGTTGGCAAGTGTGACCCACTATGGATCTGAGATCCCAGCGTCTATTAATCAGGAGCTCTCACTCCTGCTCCATGAG ctcttATGCCAGAACCCTCTGCACCGTCTACGATACCTGCATCACTTCCAGGCCCACCCTTTCTTCCGGGGTGTGGCCTTTGACCCTGAGCTCCTACAGAAGCAGCCAGTGAACTTTGTCATGGAGACACAAGATACCTGGCCCAGTCCATTGGAGAACATGTCCTTCAAGGACTTCGACTGTGATCTCGAGTCCTTGGTCCATTCCATCTCTGTTGACTCTCTACTGTAG
- the Rskr gene encoding ribosomal protein S6 kinase-related protein isoform X1 — MGAVSCRQGQHTRVSAPQKGGNIQGHWARGWKSLWCGMGTIRSGLEELWELQRHQCLHQELLQPAPLLLEKPLSEWPVPQFISLFLPEFPMRPVKEQQELKILGLVAKGSFGTVLKVLDCAQNAVFAVKVVPKVKVLQRDTLRQCKEEVSIQRQINHPFVHSLGDSWQGKRHLFIMCSYCSMDLYSLWSTVGCFPEDSVRLFAAELILVLCYLHDLGIIHRDVKMENILLDERGHLKVTDFGLSRRLSQGARAYTICGTLQYMAPEVLSGGPYNHTADWWSLGVLLFSLAAGKFPVAAERDHLTMLASVTHYGSEIPASINQELSLLLHELLCQNPLHRLRYLHHFQAHPFFRGVAFDPELLQKQPVNFVMETQDTWPSPLENMSFKDFDCDLESLVHSISVDSLL, encoded by the exons atgggagcagtgagctgtcgACAGGGACAACACACCCGAGTGTCTGCTCCTCAAAAG GGTGGCAACATCCAGGGTCACTGGGCTCGAGGCTGGAAGAGCCTCTGGTGTGGTATGGGGACCATCAGGTCAGGTCTGGAAGAACTGTGGGAACTACAGAGGCATCAGTGCCTACATCAGGAGCTCCTCCAGCCAGCCCCACTGCTGCTAGAGAAGCCTCTGTCTGAATGGCCAGTGCCTCAGTTCATCAGCCTCTTTCTACCAGAGTTTCCCATGCGGCCTGTTAAAGAGCAGCAGGAGCTGAAG ATTTTAGGCCTTGTGGCTAAAGGTTCGTTTGGAACTGTCCTGAAAGTGCTAGATTGTGCCCAGAACGCTGTATTTGCAGTGAAG GTGGTACCCAAAGTAAAAGTTCTGCAGCGGGATACCCTGAGGCAGTGCAAGGAGGAGGTTAGCATCCAG CGGCAGATCAACCATCCTTTTGTACACAGTTTGGGGGACAGCTGGCAGGGGAAACGACACCTCTTTATTA TGTGTAGCTACTGCAGCATGGATCTCTACTCCCTGTGGTCCACTGTTGGTTGTTTTCCAGAGGATTCTGTCCGTCTCTTTGCAGCTGAACTGATCCTTGTACTCT GCTATCTCCATGACTTGGGCATCATCCATCGTGATGTAAAG ATGGAGAATATCCTGCTGGATGAACGAG GCCATCTGAAAGTTACAGACTTCGGTCTGTCTCGCCGCCTATCCCAGGGAGCACGGGCCTATACTATCTGTGGCACTCTTCAATACATGG CCCCAGAGGTCTTGAGTGGTGGGCCTTACAACCACACTGCTGACTGGTGGTCCCTGGGAGTATTGCTTTTCTCTCTGGCAGCTGGTAAG TTCCCAGTGGCTGCAGAGAGAGATCATTTGACCATGTTGGCAAGTGTGACCCACTATGGATCTGAGATCCCAGCGTCTATTAATCAGGAGCTCTCACTCCTGCTCCATGAG ctcttATGCCAGAACCCTCTGCACCGTCTACGATACCTGCATCACTTCCAGGCCCACCCTTTCTTCCGGGGTGTGGCCTTTGACCCTGAGCTCCTACAGAAGCAGCCAGTGAACTTTGTCATGGAGACACAAGATACCTGGCCCAGTCCATTGGAGAACATGTCCTTCAAGGACTTCGACTGTGATCTCGAGTCCTTGGTCCATTCCATCTCTGTTGACTCTCTACTGTAG